The genomic stretch aaacacttccataggcgaaatttctgcagaagcaagtgtgaagtagccaaactcttcttccaaactcaaccaaactcatcattaaacactaattggtaactttatcattgttttttcaagttttagatctatttgattaaactatattagggtgtttagaatctgaaaaaatgacattaagatagcttagtactgatattaggatgtttagtaggcaaaaaaatggatttggtttaggtttttgggtctgccattggaggttgcagagaagctctgcgtgggggtgtttcggaagttcatttccgaaaacacctccatcccagttttcggaaatgaacttccgaactgtaccagaagttcattttttttttgttttttcatttgtctcgcatattaatcgatttcgattgtttacaggatcatgtcagaccagccaacacgcatcagacaggggagagagtcccagactgcgtcggctagacgcgagcgggcggcggcgcagctggcgttgacccagggacggggacgccgtgtccgcgttccacaggacttggtggagagttcatctgcttcaggctctaggagtaggctggctcgggtatcttcttcccgccagcgagaggaggaggatgaggatgaggaggaggaggaggtcataccggatgttgaccctccagtcgaggaggaggaggagcaggaggagcaggatgtggatagctttccgggagggccttttgacacttccctgctgattcactaccaggatcacgtcgctcggcggatctgggagggagaggtattttttttaacttagccgtttatttgtcaccattttttataattttaccgtttatttctcgcttatttgtttttttttttaacaggagagagagccattgaaaatggtgaaccactccaggaagattttcggtctgtttaaaccagcagctcagtggtttaacgaccacgtgcgaggttcagggcttagcgggctctgcatgaccgggtacaccaccatcagcaccggcatgcagggggcatttgtggagcgctggcacaaggagacgtcatctttccacctgccggttggggagatgacgatcaccttgcacgacgtgcagtgtcttctccacctgccgattagggggccgctgttggaccactcccggatccagagggtcgaggccatcgagtggatgacgctctatctgggcatggaggaggaggttgctcactttgagtgcgccacgacatctgggcctcatatccggttcaccacactgaagacttattttgagcaccatctggacgcggctgccgaggccgaggctgcgggtgacgagctattcacacagtatcaccacgactgcgctcttcggtgctggtacatgcatgtggtaggcgctgcatgctttgtggacaagagcgccaggtacgtcgacgtgacctacctccgctatttcatggacctggataccgttcactagtggaactggggggcagctactctggcatatctctaccagaagctgaatgaggcctccaactggaggacgaggctggtcggatcctgcactctgcttacggtacgtttgattttaacacattctcgtatttatttatttatttatgtttcgtatttatttttaatacattatcgtatttgtgtttcagagctggatcatctcctacttctcccgcatccacggcttccacatcgatcctgcgtacgttgacgccatgcccagggccgccagatacgccctccagagggggaacgatgcggtgggaccataccgcctgtacctggaccgcacgatgcacgacgacgtcacctggaggccgttcgccgactatgtccccttcgacggggttgctctatattcaggctggttggcatgcgggaccggcatcatggtccggtatctcccggagcggtgcatgcggcagtttgggttcgtgcagatcatacccaggtcacccttcgaggctgctcctgacacagtgaccagagtgcagctcactgccatatgggaggagtggcagcatcatgtggtaccggaggagtaccgtcgcatgcgggtcacccaggactggcacagtgtggaggggtacgtcacatggttctaccgggtgtcccatcctgtcttgagacccgacgttcccggcgctcctaggccagcacacgaggagatcctggagaaccggcaggcggaggatgaccacgccattgatctccttccgatctgccagcggatagagatgcttgggcgggacgcgttggatcgaggtgtcattcatcagggcggaccagaggcagtcgccgtgatggagatcatcgtcactgatgcgggccgtgcggcggggtacaggcggcagaggagggcccagggtgagcgggttaggcacacccagtagtggtggggtttattcattttttgattttggattgtatatttagcacactatttttatttatttcggtttgtatataatattttcatattagtattttttttgtttatttatcatattagtgtttttagtctatctattgtttattttatttgccggtaacgtttaattaaaatgcggttgcgtttaagaaaaaacattaaaaaaaaacacaatttctgcataattcggaaatgaacttccgaattcaccccccatgaggtgttttcggatgttcatctccgaacgcaccccccatgaggtgttttcggagatgaacttccgaatcaaggaaatttttttaaaaaaaaaagcgcttcggaagttcatttccgaagcaggggtagtttgggaatttcgctgggggtgaccctcCATAGAGAAAGAGaaatgggtaaagaaattttcataaacGGATTAGGTGCCATAAAATATATAGTTCATTTTTTATAAAGATGTCAATATTCCTCTTTTAGAATTTAGTGCAATGGAGGCTAAGTGATTGAAAGATGTAACTTTAACCTAGTCGTAGTGTTCTAGTTTCCATAGTTTATTtatccaaaaaaaagaaaaactagacTAATCAAAATATGACCAAGTTCAAAATAGCCTCTCTTTTTATATTCTGGGTCACTTTCAGTTtcttaaactaatatatatatatatatatatatatatatatatatatatatatatatatatatatatatatatatatatatatatatatatatatatatatatatatatatatatatataatattggtaTTCTTCATTATTTACAAAAGTATAGTTGTTAAAAATAATGGGAGAAGTGAAGCTAATTGCATCTCCTCAAAGCTTTCCTTGTGCAAGAATTGAATGGGCTTTAAGGATAAAAGGTGTTGAATATGAATACATACAAGAAGATCTATTAAACAAGAGTCCTTTACTTCTCCAATCCAATCCTGTCCACAAGAAAGTTCCAGTGCTACTTCATGATGGAAAATCAATAGCTGAATCACTTGTCATCCTTGAGTACATAGATGAGACATGGAAGAACAATCCTTTGCTGCCACaagatccatatgagagatcattaGCTCGTTTTTGGGCAAAGTTTATTGATGAAAAGGTGAATATAATACTATAGATCCatgattttattttctctatatGATGCCCAGACACAAAAAACACGACGCAGACACATcgacattaaaaataatttttaaaaatgaatgaattaAAGGTAATCATAGTTGACACATACACGTTTTTTTTTAGAAGTCTGCTACAAAAATTATTAGGATTTCGAGgagattatatttaaattaagatTTTTTATTTGACTTAAGTTTATTTTAATGGAAATAGTATTTGGTTGGTGTATGGGAAGCTTGTGTGGCTCAAGGAGAAGAAAAAGCAAAAGCTATTGATGCTGCAAAGGAGTTactatcatttcttgagaaggagaTTGAAGGGAAAAAGTACTTTGGTGGAGAGAAGATTGGGTATCTTGATATTGTAGCTGGTTGGATATCATATTGGCTTAATGTTCTTGAGGAGCTTGGAGAAGTTGAATTAGTCAATGTTGAAAGTTTTCCTTCTCTTAATGAGTGGGGTCATAACTTCATCAAAACTTCACCTATCAAAGATTGTGTTCCACCAAGGGAATTGGTAGTTGAATATTTTAGCTTTGGTATTAACTATGTCCGTTCTTTGGCATGTAAGGAATAGGGTCGTCGTCCATCTAGACCGTCTTATCAAGATCAGACAGATTATATTTGGACTTTGTATTTTAAACTCAATTTATCAAAGTCTAAATGAATGTTGTTTGTTCTTGATTTGATTGTTGATATtgagaatattttttattgaactaTGTTTTGAATGCAGGATAGGAAAATGTGAGAAGTATGGTTAGGTCAATAAGTTTATGCTGTTTTCTTTGGAGTAAATGTGGTGTTGATTATCTTTGCAGATTTTCTATGTATGATAAGTTTTCTATGCTATGGTGGGACTATCTAGCTACCCCATAATTTTCAATTACTAatggttatattttttttagcaagatatattaatatggagaattaagggttctccaacccgattacataaaaaatagaaagttctgataaaaagaaatattacaaaccaattaaaCTTACGAGAGAAATAATAACAGGTCTTTATTAAACtcgtaaaaaaaataattggaaTGTGTAACTTTTCCGCAAAAAAACCACTTCCAAACCAACAACTTTATGGTCCAAACGGTATTGTTAAAGTTTCAAACTTCATTCTAGAAACAAACATCGTTCCTTACCAACCATAGTGTTCATAAAGTGGCTAGCCAAACTACTCCTAACTTTCTTTAACATTTTTATACCGAAAAAATAAATACCAATCCATAAAATGCGATAAATAGTGATCTAGTTATTGGCTCAATTTCCTTAAAAACAATACATGAATTATTACTTATGAGAGAatttttttctaagtataaattAAACATTCTCTCCTCGTAAATATAGTCTTTCAAATTGAAAGAAATTTTTCATCATGGTTGATAGAGTTTAACTTTGTAAGTTTTTTAATCtacttttaattaataaaaattatctcttctccaattgtttttaaaaaatataactatGTAGTAAATTGCCTAAAATATTAGCGTGACCGAGTCATATTAAGAAATTTTGTGCAATTTATATTTGTTAAAGGCAACCAACAATAATTGTTTACTTCTTCTATATGCGCAATTTATATTTGTTAAAGGCAACCAATAAATCACCTAGGCATATACCGGATAAGTCATAAGAGTAAGACACACCGGCGAGAGAGTTAAAAGATATAAATTATAAATGTGTTAGAAATATTAACTTTATAATAATTAAAGGATATATAATTGGAGTTATCGTACGAAGTAGCGTGAATAGCTTGAATCACTGATTACGAGTCATTTTCAAAGAGTATATTATTCAAGTCTAATTGGATTGCTCCTTTGATCGCTTCCTCCTTCAAAGCCAATGTCTTTGTTTCAACAATAGAACATCGACCATAATCCAACAATGTACCAGCCACCCTAAAACTCTCAACATGGTCTCTAACACTCATCCTCTATTAATCGTGTCAAGTTAGTCACTAAACCCCGCATCCACATTACATTTCAACCAAACGGTTTGTGGAGGTTGCCAAGCACTTTTGTGCTAGATTCTATTCATGTCATTCCTAAGTGGCTCTTGGGCTAAGAACCAATCCTTCCAAATGGTAACCCTGCGCACCTAAGTGATTAGCATCAATCTTTTCTTCATTCCAGATATAGTTGTTCTTGTTATTCCATAACATACAAACCATGATTGTCATTCTCCCTACTACTTTTGAATCTTCCTTACTACTTATATCTTGGATTAGTTCCCACGCCTCGTTCATAGCGGCAAGTCGTGGCCTGATAACATTTCAAGCGCGGCAACATTCCAACAATTATTCGTTAATGCACAACCAAAGAATATATTTCATTCATCCACCACTTCGGCATTATACAACTAGCAGCTAAGAGGGCAAGGAACAAAGTATTGTCGGAGGTTTTTCTTAGTAGGAAGGCAGCCCCGACACAATCGCCAAAGAAGATGCTTAGTTTTGGGGGCACTTTAATCCTCCATAAACACCATTAGTCGCCTTTCATCCTTCTATTTCTGAATTTATGTTCCTCCTACCACCAGAGTTTATAACCTATTTTGACTTATAGATGCATGTTTTGACAACacatttatgtaaaaaaaaaaaaaaattgatcaaatgtaaaattatttattatttataaaaaaattcttcaaCTTATCAACAATCATTTTTGCAACCCAAACTTCCTTGGCACTTTTATTGAAGAGTTGTCTTTCATATCTGTGCTTGTGAGACAATGTCTTAATCTTAAATATTGTGGAGGTTAAAACTCTACTTCGTAACACTGTGTAGTTATAATGTTCCTTGTGATTACAAACCACCATACACCTCTTTGCATTATTTTTTCTCAAATATGACTTCCCTACCATTCAAGACATTATGCCCTACTATAGCATTCTTGAACTGCTTCAATAAAGAAAATTTTATTCCAACCTTGAAAATAAAATCCTTAATAAATGCATCTTCTTTATTGAATCTAATCACAATAGGCCTATCATCACAACTGTCATCATCTGTCCCAGTGTTAAGTTCGTCAATCATATACTCTTTTTCAATGATATGTTCCCTACCCATCTCTTGTGTGATAAAGACATGGTTGAGTGGTTCACTCGTGGTAGCACCATCAATACTATACATCCTCTCCTCTTCACTATCTTTAAAATGTATTCCCTTCTTTTTCTCTCTAACCATATCCATAAATGCGGCCTCACCTAAAACAGATTTGGACTCAATGAATATTTCAACTTCACGGCTATTTTCAACACCAAACACAGATAACTCATTCGCATCTCCATCATTCCTAAAGAGTTTTAAATTTTCATCCAAACTATATCGTCATCGTGTTTTCACCACATTTTCATAGTCTCAACATCAAACTCTGAGTCAATCCCTTTGATTAAATCACAAGCTTTAAAATGTTATCTGAAATCAGGATCTTGTCCACTATATGCTTAAACTTCTTCATCCTCGTACCTTAACTTACGGTTTTTTACAAAATAACTTTTGGTGTATAACACCTACTTAAATAAACCCATGTCATGTACATAACATAGAGTCAAATCAAATTTGTTCAAATTGAGTCAAATACGGTATGCAGTATAAATACAGTCAAAATACGACTTACATTAAACAATCAAGACCAAATTGTTATATTCAAACATTTCTAACATGAAACATGTTGTGCAGCACACGCATAAAAGTGATGGATAAAGAAATTCTAAAATAgtatttaacaaaaaaatataaattgagGCAACATATGGACCGTCTTGAACTGCACTGTGAAGGAtcacaaaatataatttttaatgtcTCAATGAAACCATCCCCCGATTTCAAAACCTCAATGGGACCACCACACCAACAAATcaacgtttttcccttttcttcatactgttagaaagtataggataagtatttttagtatcgtctcctcagggattgatgcgatattatcgccgttctacagcttagtgtattttgagttaaggctcTGGATGTGTTTAgtatcatgaaagataaataacattaaagaaattaaagacaataaattcgggtttaaaaacgatttggtaaaactgtgtcaagattagtgttcattagtttgcttcatatgtactctaaagattatatatatgaacctattcctgattaatacaatcacgtatcctctcgatactgtttatctctaaagcaatatcgtgattattatcatattcaccgtcagatgatctctcatgccgacaatcaacatgataatcttaaaagcttgatacttgtgaatatcaactcacaaatctatctctagagtttgtttattgatagatgaatatcttttaggtctagctttgaaacatatctctcaatagtgatccaaaacaacaaatgaaacataaataacaagatatccaccatgtattaatcattaaccaagttcatacataaaagatcaaagaaagtacatatttacaaactaactacctctaatcttgacacaagatgaaacttagccctccatatccatggaagcttcaacaacaagcaacaaaccaagatttagtgacatcaaactcaagaagatcaaagaaagatgtttggaaatcttgattttctcttaagaacaaatggttttttttcttcttctcttgccctaacttTCTTTTCAAATGTGTGTTATGATAAGAACAAAGCTAACCATgcttaatcatcaattttatgtggctaagaacaaaagttgaaaaagtaggtccgctgagcggagggggtccgctgagcggagcagtaaaaatatctgttttgccttcaaggtccgctgagcggagaaggtccgctgagcggaggtaaaTTTTCTGCTCTTCACTGCCcacgtccgcttcagctccgctgagcggacttgctgATGAAAAAAACTGCTGCATCCCTGCCTGGGTCCGCTTGGACTCCGTTGAGCGGACCTCCTTGCACAAAAATTCTTCTTTTTGCATTCCAtcctcattgcaagcttgttttgatcattcttctcattccatcttgttcaaaaattgttaaaacctaaagaaaacataACACGAGTTAATAGactaacttaatttagaaaataaacatagagttatttatttacatactattatatcaaaaagtaatcaaatttggcacaagagtttcagaaataccacaaaacatatatacaaactatgcacaaatgggattctaacaactctccccaactttgatctttgtttgtcctcGAACAAAGCTAGCTCAAAAACATACATCATCGAATCACATGAGGTTAGCAAcatcaattgaatggttcaaacttgagttacatacctacaagataagtcttccttgcttgtacaagattctAACATGACTATGAACCACTTTCTGAACACAAGCTTTCAACACAATTGCATTAAAGAGATAATGTTCATGAATGAATCACCTATGTTTCActtcacaaaaaaaaattgaaggacAATTGCCATGATAGCATAAAGGACAAATCACACTCCCTAGtaatgatgcacatccaaaacaattcatatattcatctttactatgcacacgagacaatagagacaaagatcactgaggacttcatttggttgtaacttggcctgggttccaaacaagtgatattatatgtacacggccattgaaacaaaaagggtgaatgatcatggaaagcattatttatgtacaacactactaatatgttacccttttgtttttcaccatacaatgcatcctttccttttctttagacCATTAacacatcttttttttttcttttatcattgtctttcctcttttttttttttttcaaagaatgcattgcaccaccatattctttcttttctttatctttaagaaacatctctccccaactttaaacaTTTCTATCTATAAAGACATCAATGCTTTCCATTTAAGGTTCAAATACTATTGGGTTAAGTGTTTACCAAAGAAATTGTCAAGTGAATCACTtctctttatcaaaattcattgttttttttttcttttagtcacttgacaaaacaaaaattttaggctcaaaattggttacaaaagatcacacactcacgggtagccttgtttaaggtggtttttctcatactactcaaaaaaaaatttgcctcgatcccttctaagctctaatgtctcatacaaagcaagattaaacatgaatcatttgagttaacatcaatcactagaacactcttatttttgtacacaatggaagtccactcacttatctagttttgtcctatttttgattcaaacacaaacaaaatttcTAAAATGCAATGTGATCAAAACTTTGTGTAAAGTCCTTAATTCATAGTCACCTTATAATCTACAAAGCAACAAAATACTTACCTTGGTATGAACATCATCAAGaatatcatcatcaccatccaaatttttgatgttgacacaccttatcactttttcttctttagagcatcacttctattccaagacaaacacaaaaaattatatacaccttaacatataatatatgtacactattctactactaa from Vicia villosa cultivar HV-30 ecotype Madison, WI linkage group LG4, Vvil1.0, whole genome shotgun sequence encodes the following:
- the LOC131598756 gene encoding glutathione S-transferase U7-like; this translates as MGEVKLIASPQSFPCARIEWALRIKGVEYEYIQEDLLNKSPLLLQSNPVHKKVPVLLHDGKSIAESLVILEYIDETWKNNPLLPQDPYERSLARFWAKFIDEKYLVGVWEACVAQGEEKAKAIDAAKELLSFLEKEIEGKKYFGGEKIGYLDIVAGWISYWLNVLEELGEVELVNVESFPSLNEWGHNFIKTSPIKDCVPPRELVVEYFSFGINYVRSLACKE